aaaaggtggtttgccattgcctttctctgacaccctgatcttctttggcggtctcccatccaattactaaccaagggtgaccCTGTTTAGcctctgagatttgacaagatcaggcttgcctagccTATCCTCCATTTTGATGGTGGAGGAAGAtactggaggaaagaagaataggGGATACCATAGATAAGCAAGGATCAATTATCACAGGCCAATTCACACATTCCAAAACTCAGATGACCCCCATATGGACATTTGATAGATGTGTTCCAGGACGTGTATACAGGGCCAATTCAGTCTGAGACTATGTCACATGGATAAGGGGCTTCAGCCCTcccccacacatgcacacatatttTCCTGTCCTGAAATGTCTCCAATAAGCCACTCTTTGCCTGTTTGGAAAGCCTATATTTCCATATGGCTACTACACAGAAGTTTAGGCAAATAGCAGTTCCTGAGGCAATCTCAGGTCAGGAAAATACTGTATAGGGGAAGGCAATACCTCCTTCTCCTCATGTGCTGTGGATTCCCAAGTGCTTGAGAATGGGAACTCCAGCACACATATGATCCAAAGTCCTCATGACTGACAGCCGCATGGACTGACAGTCCACATGGACTTTGCAATATGTCCATCTGTCCCAAGAGATGATGTAGAATACCTTTGCCCCTCTTCCTAACCAAAGAGCTCATTCTGGCATCTAGGCTATGGAATCTTCCCCATCCCCCAACCAGCATACCTTCTGGAGGTCAAAATCAGGTTGCACAACAACATCGGCCTGAGCACAGACTGCCCAAAGTAGGACCATCATAAGGCTTGACAGAGTGATCTTCATTCTTGCGTCTTTCCTTCCTTGCTCGCCAACAGACCAACCAACAAAGGATGACTCCCACACCCGAGAGGCACCCAACTTTATACGCCTGAGCTCCAGTGTCTCAATGGGCAGGTCAGCCCACAATATCCCATCTGCTCTGCCCCATCACTTACGAAACACTTTGGACAAGAAAGTATCTGCTATCTGGACCAGTGGTGTCAAGTAACAGTATTAAATGATAATTGCTAGACCATAGCTGAATAACGGGCCTTTGGCACAGCCCAGCAACAAGGAAAACAGAGCATGAGAAATTGGCGGGTTGGATGCAGAGCTTCTTCAAGCAGTTTTTCTTGCCCTAAGAATTATTTTTCCCCTGCCTTTAGCATTTTACACACCAGGGTAGGGCATTGCTTCCATGAAGATTTTCCCAGTAAGGACTGCAAGCTGAAAAACAGAGGGTACAAATACAGCTCGGATTCTGCAATTCCAAGAACCATAGTAGCTtttggggttgccaacttccaggtagggcctgaagtTTTCCTAGAATTAAAAttcctctccagactacagagatccactCCCCTGGAGAGATGAAAGCATTGGAGGGTAGACTacggcatcacatctctgctgagctccttcccaggcactgcccccaaatcgcTAGGATTTTCcctagctggagttggcaaccctattagttgGCCTGCAGCCTCAAGCAACCACCTGCACTGTTTGTTGAGTCTGGCTGGCCCTGGCCAGACACGATATGCGGATGAGAATTGGCACACGTTGGTCTAAATGACCCATCTCTAttttgcagcagcatggagggcccAGAGTGGTACAAAGCATCCTTGGCACACAGATGGGGCAATAGAGTAAGAGACAACCAAGCCATGCCAGGAGCTGCTGTCCTTCTGCCAGGAGGTGGAACTGCCACAATCAGGAGATTACAGGATGATCCTGATTAAATCTAAATCTGTTCTTAAACCTCTAAATCCCTCTTCAAGGACTTCCTCCTTTGCTGGCCAAGTCATCTGAAGACAGCAGTCAATGCTCATAACTGCCTTTTCCTTGAGTCACCAACTGAGAACAGTTCAATGACAAAATGCTGTAGGCCAAGGGCAGGAAAAGCTGTCTGTCACACCATAATGGAAAGGCATAGGAATGTTGGTCGGAAAAGAAACTGTCCACTTTCACGGGGAGTTTTAGAACAATAGGAAGAAACACAAAAAGCCAGACAAGGAAAcaaatccagtttggtgtagtggttaagagcagcaggactctaatctggagagccggatttgattccccactcctacacttgacacctgctgggtgaccttgggtcagtcacagctcttccagagctctctcagcctcacccacctcacagagtaattgctgttgtgggataataataacatcctttgtaaaccactctgagcaggttttaagttgccctgaagggcagtatataaattgaatgttgttgttgttattaattcccAAACAGCTGCAAAAGAACTGCATTCCCCTCGCCCCTTAATGACAACAGGTTATGTAATTCTATCCCTGCGTTATTTACAGTTGGGTGAGTCACACGatcatcttaagcagagttatgcccttctaaggccCAGACTACACAATACAATGTTTAATGTGCAGAGTCAGGGTTTCCCGGACCCACAACgttttccccacagccacacagcagctgcagggaatggctttttaaaaagtctacagGGGCCTGATTAGTtctgcagcatggggggaggaggagctaTTGGGCAAATAACACCCCCAGACCATTTCAGCTCAAGAAAATGTGCAGGTAGAGGCACGGAGGATATGCTCCACCCCTTCAGTACCAAGCTGAATCGTGTCCCCACAGACCTTAAAAGAACTATTCCCTACAGCTACTGAGAAGATACAGGAAAAAAAAGTCAAGTCTGTCAGTCATTCCCAATGCTGGAGCACAGCAGACGTTCTATCCTTAGAGATTAGTTCCCAAAGAGAAAAGGGCAGCTCAGAAAGTGGAATGTGGAATCTACGGCTCGCTAGCCTTGGAACTTGCCTTTTTTATTCATGGGATGGCAGCCTGAAGATCAGCAGTTCTCAAAGTATTTTCAAGAGAGGAGGCACAGGAAGTGCTTAATTGTAAAATGAGATCTGAGGAAGTTCTTCAGACCTGTGCTGAAGGTCTGCTACCCGCTCTGGATGTCAGCTGTGCTTGCAAGGAGTTGTTATTTCGGGATAGCCGCTTCAGCCAAGGCTTTGGGGGATCCGGAAGGAGAAACGTCTTAAGCTTTCAGCTGTCACTTAGCTTTTAAAGAATCAGGCTGCCCCCTTGAGGAACAAAGGCAAcactagtttcaggtaggtagctgtgatggtctgcagtagaacagcaggatttgggtccagtaggaccttagagaccaacaagattttcagggtgtaagctttcaagagtcaaagctcccttcttcagatactatgtTCCTTAGAAGGGACCAAAGCTTTTTGAGGAAAGCAGAACTACACCTGCATTTGttctttcttcatttatttacttatttcagttAGActttacctttctccccaatggggacacaaaggagcttgcatcattctcctttcctccattttttcatcaCTACAACTCCATGAGGTAGGCAGGGCTGGCACCAGGATTTCTGGTGCCTGAAGCgtgggggggcagcttcaggactgctcctgcccccttgcGCGCACACACCTGGACTGCGGGcggctgggcgggagggctgagaggctgccggcccagccaggcacggtgggtggctggggaggtgtgtatgcgtcctcccagccctctcacTCCATTGCTCCACGCACTGCAGTAGACACCTGCCGCGCCGGACGCGTgttggcagtggcggcggcagcgcaggagagctgggaagctgcagtagctgcgggccaggcatggcaggtggccaaggCAGTGCACGGGCAGCTTTTCATCCCTCCCAGTCAGCTTCCCgcacgctgctgccgccagctccatggaATGTTCCCCCGGCTCCGGCCTCAGTGCCCCCTCCACCATCTCAACACTGGCAGCAATCACtggggttgcctcaatggaggcgctggCCCtggaggtaggttagattgagattGTCATCCAATTGTCAATAACTCAAGGGTCATGATAAAAAGGCTGGAGTCACAGGGAGTCCAAGAATGTAACAGAGACAGCAATGCCATGGTCTTGTGGTATAACTTGTTTACTTTTTAGTCAAGAGAAGATATTACACATGAAGAGTTTGACTCGAGAGAGGTGTAGGGTTcagcagaaatggctgctgcctCAAGCATGGAAGAAATCCAGGACTGCAGATCAGCAAAGATCTTTCTCACTCGAGACAGCACTTGGTTTATCCAgcaggagaaaagaaaagaaaagaaaaaggattgAACTTTTCTTTGATCTGGATATAATTCCAAACACCCCCAATCACTAGAATTAGCAagttcacaaaaaaaaaaagccagaaggctttcaaGCAATTCAGTCTTCTTGTCTCAGCAGGGGAAGAGATTTGCAATGTGAAATTATCACAGGATTTATTACCATGAGAGATGTAGGGGTAGCTGTTAGCTTAGGCTGCTCTTTCTAAAACGATTAGACACAGTCCTAGAGAAGAGCTGCTAGCTGGaatagctaaatggagcctccatgttcaggggcactGCATCGCCAAGCTGCAAAATTTGTGAACTAACAACAGGAGAAGACACCAGTGTCTTCTTTATGAGGCTCCCAGAGGCATCTAACCAGCTGGCTGCTGTTGACAACAGAATTCTGGGCCAGATGAACTTTTGATCTTAGTGCTACAAATTCAACTAAATTATCATGTTGTCTTCAACAGTAGCCAATCAGCTGTCCTGTAAATGCTCACAAGTTTGGCATAGCAAAGGCAATGGATTAATGCTAGCATTTGGTACTCAGGGTAGACTGTCCCTGAACATAGTGGTTCCACCATGGCCAATAGTTGTAGACAGACCTCATCTCCATAAATTTGTCTAGcatctctttatttttttttaaaggctaagCAAGCAGCCATCAAAACTCTTGTGGAAATAAAATCCCATCTGTTCATCAAGTCCTgagtttccttttgtctgtcttgaatcaaCTACTGCTCGATTGTTTGGGACTGACTCAAAGTCCTCTCTCTCCATGCAAGAGACGACAGGTGATAAAAAGGACAGAAAACATCATCCCACCAACTCTTCAGTACGGATATATCTTACAGCAAAATAATGTAACAGCAATTCTTAATACAGCGAGGTGGTGTGGCCCCCATGGGAGAGCATCTAAGAGGACACACAGGGAGCTGCCTTAAACTGAGTCAGTTTTGTCTTCTCTGAAGACAAATACCTCCGCAGGGGGAGAAggagctcctccctccctcctcaagctgtttcaccatttgggctctcctttattttttaacagccgttccccaaagctgctgtgtggctgcacggaactctttaaaaacctgcagatctagcttgaccctcaggCAGAAGTCATGCACAACATGATGAACACTACTCCCTGATTCTTCTAACTGGTCATGCTGGGGACTGAAACTcggatcttttgcatgcaaaaaagaTCCTCTACCACGGAGCTATGCCCCCTCTTCCTTTAAAATCACAAAAGGCTTCAGACACAGGGGAAATGACTGCTTACCTACACAGATTCCTCCATGCACAGATCTgttgagagaggaagagagacaagACAAGTCAGGAAGGGGTCCCCAAAGGTATTAGGGGTGGCTTGGAGGCATCACCCAGTGGTGTATTTATTTGCAATACCTATTAAGCTGCCTCTCTATAAAAAAAATGCATTGAAGCATTTCTGAATATCAATAAATGAGGTATCAAACGCTGCCAAGCTTAGCACAGCAAGAAAAGCAGCAGGGGTAGCAATTAAAAACAGCAGGCCCAAGTTGTACACAGTGAACAATTTATTTTTAGAAAAAAGGGTTTTCACCTTGTGCCTAATGCTTAGCAAGCCAGCCACCAGGTGAACCACTATGGGATGGCATTGCGCAGTCAAGACTCCACCACAGAAAAGGTGTGGAATCCCCCAAAGGATAGCCCTGGAAACCACTGTCAGCGCTGCTAAGCCAAGGGCATCCACCTCCTTTGCCCTCTAAATGCaatccagatagggttgccagctccaagttgggaaattcctggagatctggggtgtgaagcctggagaaacctggagaaagtggggtttggggagggaaaggaccttggcatggcataattccataaagtccacccccaaaagtagccattttctccaggtgaactgatctctgtggcctggagaccagttgtaattccaggagatctccagccactacctggaggctggcaaccctaaatccagAACAAGGGAAAGTCACCAAGAGAATTCACTATTCACTTATGCATGGATGCACACTGCTTCAGGTATTATGGAATATGCCTACAGCTGAGATCAGTCGTCTTCAACTGTTAATCCTAGTAAATACAGGGCTCCTTTTTTCTGTAGATGCcctgtttctctccccccacccaaaccaCTCGTTCTCcctcctttttatttaaaaaaaaaacagaaagaaaagagaaatccGGATCCACCAGTGGGAGACTAgtattttaaactgtatgttcccTGGGGCAGGGCCTGCTTTTTGTGCATGTTGATGGTATGTCTAAATCATACGAGGAAGGGATCAGGAAGAAGTCTGGCCGGATGGTGGGACCTGGGCCAGCTTCTCACTCTCCCTGCTCCTTTGGCCAGGTCCCTCATCCCAGGCTTGCTCTTACTAGTCCGAGGCAAGGTGAGGATGTTCTCCTGGGCGAGTCCCTGCTCCAAGGCAAACCGAGTGAATTTCTCCAGCAACCCCAGGTTCAGCTCCTTGCGTCTGCCTgcaaaaacacagagagagagacacacacacaatgacACTGACTAAAGTGGAAGATGAGGGAGGTTTCTTAACCGGGAGTGTGCAGACAAGGCTAGTGGGAAGTATGGTCATGCCAGATCCTGACCAGATTCATGCATGATCAGAATCTGTCCGTGTTGGCTCAAGCCTCCATGGACTGGCAACTCCTACCGGACAGTTTCATGCTCTTTAATAGGTCAGATCTATCTGCTAaccttctgtttcagcattgtttttcaccTCCGGATCAGATGTCTACAtgtttctgctatccttaccatattgtattgtttactgagtatcccagccattgatcatattgacttacactgtgtaattcgccttgagtctcagtgagaaaggaggactataaataataaataaataaacaggcaaACAAATTCATGGCCAGTAGGCCTAATGCCTGCCATTATAACCAAACTCACTCGGTGCTCACCACTCCACACCTGAATGCAAAGTTCAAGGCAGCTTTGACAGGATCTAGAAATCTCCAGTGAGCTTTCCCATCTTAGTAAAGATCTGTTCGTTTACAAACATATGGGCTGAGCAGGTATTATAGACAAGGCACAGAAGCAAGCACATAAGCAGGCCACAATAAGTCTCAAAGCAACAATCCTAGCAATTGGAAAAACCTACAGCAACTCTCCAATGTTCAAATCCCAAAGTGCTGCTTCTAGACAAGGAGGGCTAGTTACAGCCACCACCTTGGCAATATTGTGTGACTCACATTCCAGATGTTTGGAGCATCTGGAATATTTGGCCCTTGTCTTCTCAAGAATGCAAtatgggtggggggaaatggaagcagTAACCCTAAGAGGGGCCTGGACAGGGGTGAAGAATGAACATGAAATGCCATGTTGATAGCTATTAAAATACTCTCACTATTTTCTCAATTAAGAGCTGCTTGAAAGGAAGGAGGGCAGCGGAATGAGACTCTGCACTGCAATGGGAACAGGAGCCCTTTTCTCCTTTGGTCCAGTCAGACTTCTAAAATCAGACTGACTTTTCCCCTGCCCTGAGCCCTAGCATCTTGTCACCAAGGTGGACAGCACATCTACTGGGAAGAGTTGCAGTACTGAGGAGAGAGGttgtctgctggtggtgggcagcgGGTACGTACCATACAGTGTCACCATTGTGAAGGTCTCCGTGCCCTTCATCTTCTTGACATGCACCAACGCATACTCATTGTAGTCGGTCTCCACCACTCGGACTTCATGTGGGCTTCCAGACCCTGGAAGGAAAACCAGCGAGCAAAAAACTTAACTGGAACTTCCCAGAGGGAGGGGCAGTGGAGTTCCCCACCAGACATTCCTGTAAACTAGCCCTCCAGCCCATGTCCCTTCAGAGTTTCCCAATCAGGAGCACAAATTTCCTCTCTAAAGCTGCTTCATGTGGCTAGTTAAGACTGCTAAGTCCTTTGCCTTTGAACTGACAAGGCGATCCATTACTTTTGCATAGGAACCAACTTTGGGTTATTGGTGCCTTTTTGAAATACTGAAGCAAGGCTGTAAACAAAACAGGATTTCCTTGATGGCTATGACCATTGAAGCAAACCTCTCGGGACAGAATCAGTCTACCTCCAAATCTCAGGTGCCAGGACAAATAGACAGGACAAAAGGGGTCTTTGTGAGCCTCAACCTAGCTGGCCACTGCTGCAAATAGGGCGCTACCCTAGGGCCAGAATGGACAAGCAAGACCTGCATTTAAATCTCTGCTCACTGTGTATCgcagtctctcagcctagccaacctcccagggttgttgtgaggatataatggaggaagAGAAAACTTTATGGAAGAAGGATGGCATACATTTTAGGTAATAAACCATTGGTCTGATTCGGCAGGGTTCTTCCTAGGAAGAAGTCTATCATCTACCAAAAACAACTTTTGCATACAAGTGCCAAGACCAATGCCaaaaaaccacacacaaaaaatctcaAACCTTTAGTAAAATTCCAAGAATTAAAACTATCATTAAAACAATATCACTCTGGTTCCATATATATAAGTACCTTCTCCTAATATTGAAATTCTTAAACAAGTGCACCCATGCACTTGGGGATGTCATACATTTACAGGAAAGAAATCCACAAGGAATCCTTCTAGATTCCACAAGAGATCTCAAACCATGTTGTGGCTATACACACCATTCTTGATATGATTTATCCTGACCTGGCTTATAAAGATTTTTAACATCTGGAATAGTGAAAACAATTATCATCTACACTAATGGGTCTTTGGTAGTCCtgttctatttgaatggggaagtgGGATCTACTCACTCCATGAGTGTCTacatctttttgtgtgtgtttatttatggtatgtataaaacaaataaaaaccaccaaggaaggccttATGGCCCAAAGGTGTTTGGTTACATGTGTATAATGATAATTGTAACACTACCTGGTCATTTTTAAGATGCCTATAAATGtataacatccccccccccccgagtacaGGTGCAATAAGAATTTCTACAATAGGGGAAGATACTTATATATATGGGACCAGAGCGATATTGTTTTAATCATACAGTTTTAATTCTTGAATTTTACTAAAGGttttggtggggggaggttggcGCTGGTACGTAAAAGTCTTTTAGTCTTTTTGGTTATCCATTTCTTTTTGGGTCGAAGTCTctctcccctgcccggcactttttctctcttttttttgctgacttagggcaaagctacaagtgacgaatgacacttgaacggcaagtgtattcctccctgttcacttgcgctccactcaatccacttgccgttcaagtgtcattcgtcacttgtagcttagccctaagGGGAAACCACCATACTCagaagcagcaaacctctgaatgccggtgctgggaagcaacatcaggggagggctgtggcctctatgccctgttggccCCCTGCCCAGGGCAAGTGGTTAGCAGCTGCTGAAAACCAGGTGCTGGACTAGAGggacccctggtctgatccatcagggctcttcttatctGCCAGTTGTTGGTGGCAACATCAGAGAGAGGTTTGGCCTCTGGTCCACCTTGTGGGCTGAGTCTAGGGCTATCTGGTGGACCACTGATGGCAGCAGGATGCTGGCCTGGATGAGCCTCTGACCTGATCCAGCAGGTCAATGCACTACCCAATGTTCTGTGACCCTGCTGAACTGgacttggaggccattgttatgGCCAGAGGCAATTCTCCATTGCTTTTGGCAGACTCCGCTGCTAGAACCTGTTTTCTTGGGCTGGCAAAGGCAAAATGTTCCACatcttacttggaagtaaacagGATTAAGGGCAAGCAGGTAACAATTTATTTACTCAGCAGCTTCTGCACTCTCTGCCCCCAACAATGAAGGCCGCTGTTCTCAGCCAGCCTAGCCACTGACCCGAATGAGCTCAGGTTCCCCTCACTTACGTGGGCTGATGTAGGTGAATCGGCCTGGCTGGTCAGTCAGAACAAAAAGACTCTTTCTCGTCTCGCACTGATCGAGCCTGGAGCAAGGTCaaggcacacatacacacacaagtaTTATGCAAAGGTGCAAAGAGAagttccagcatctcttaaaTTGGGAGACAATTACTTGGGTGACACCCGGGTTGCCATTCCCTGAAATACCTTTGCTGCCATGATGGTCATTAAACATGAGGGAGAGAAACTTACAGACCTCATTAACACAAGATGCAAAAAAAGGCTACTAGCTTAGATACGTTTAAAAGAGATCTGGACACATTCATGGAAAGAAAGGACCGTCACTGGCTGTTTGGTAGGATGGCTAAGTGAATCCTCCATGCTC
Above is a genomic segment from Eublepharis macularius isolate TG4126 chromosome 14, MPM_Emac_v1.0, whole genome shotgun sequence containing:
- the LOC129342571 gene encoding lipocalin-like, translating into MQQPRLFGFLALILGCLLQAQAEVPVQPNFQQDQFLGRWYSIGLASNSKWFKEKKSVMKMCTTMVTPTEDGNLNITSTYPKLDQCETRKSLFVLTDQPGRFTYISPRSGSPHEVRVVETDYNEYALVHVKKMKGTETFTMVTLYGRRKELNLGLLEKFTRFALEQGLAQENILTLPRTNLCMEESV